A section of the Cuniculiplasma divulgatum genome encodes:
- a CDS encoding radical SAM protein — protein MADSRGDYWRVDGMNDIAWKIDHGVFSIGQVSGDVLTFDLGGRIIFATISGRSYRRTIMNRFIEIIAVNGVRTTRELEYGEAQEIANVIYSRLGTLASDAGLSGNDEPGLSWMGKRDWEWLVSDAGKLSEIYGGGIPVIPPDQYFALYIRYTRGCSWNKCSFCRLYTGINYAVGSVSSVLSHVNELRAVLGKGLDSRRTVFLGDANAINTRTSEVVKVITALRETLGLPVYAFSDAFTTPLSKSESDYSQMHSAGLKRVYIGVESGSRRVLDILNKPMNLDTALAEMRQMKAAGIDLGVIIMAGAGGRALAEDHIRDTSDFVAELPLSRGDVVYISPLVEYRDSPYYDTVTKERLGILSAPEKLAQAQILKDRILSLWKERNSSPPNFPVAPYLLAESIY, from the coding sequence ATGGCGGATTCCCGCGGAGACTATTGGCGGGTTGATGGCATGAATGATATTGCGTGGAAGATTGATCATGGTGTTTTCAGCATAGGGCAGGTTAGCGGAGACGTTCTGACATTCGATCTGGGAGGGAGGATCATATTTGCCACAATATCTGGAAGGAGCTACAGACGAACAATAATGAACCGGTTCATTGAAATCATTGCGGTAAATGGAGTAAGAACAACCAGAGAACTGGAATATGGTGAGGCGCAGGAAATTGCAAACGTTATTTATAGCAGGCTCGGCACACTTGCTTCGGATGCAGGATTGTCGGGGAATGATGAGCCAGGTCTGAGCTGGATGGGAAAGAGAGACTGGGAATGGCTGGTTTCCGATGCGGGAAAACTCAGTGAAATATATGGCGGAGGAATACCGGTCATACCGCCTGACCAGTATTTTGCCTTATACATAAGATATACACGAGGGTGCTCATGGAATAAATGCAGTTTCTGCCGCCTCTACACCGGAATAAACTATGCCGTAGGTTCTGTGAGCTCTGTCCTCTCCCATGTTAATGAGCTGCGGGCAGTTCTGGGGAAGGGCTTAGATTCCAGACGGACAGTTTTCCTTGGCGATGCAAACGCAATAAATACCCGAACATCGGAAGTTGTAAAGGTCATCACAGCCTTGCGTGAAACTCTCGGCCTGCCGGTATATGCATTTTCGGATGCATTCACGACCCCGCTGAGCAAGAGCGAAAGTGACTACAGTCAGATGCATTCTGCTGGCCTGAAGAGGGTTTACATAGGCGTTGAATCAGGCAGCAGAAGAGTACTGGATATTCTGAACAAGCCAATGAATCTGGACACGGCACTTGCGGAAATGAGGCAGATGAAGGCTGCCGGAATTGACCTTGGCGTCATAATAATGGCAGGAGCTGGCGGCAGGGCACTGGCAGAGGATCATATAAGAGACACTTCCGATTTTGTTGCTGAACTTCCCCTGAGCCGGGGCGATGTTGTATATATCTCACCCTTGGTGGAATACAGGGATTCACCATACTATGATACTGTCACGAAGGAAAGACTCGGGATTCTTTCAGCACCGGAAAAGTTGGCTCAGGCACAGATATTGAAGGATCGTATTCTAAGCCTGTGGAAAGAGAGGAATTCATCACCTCCCAATTTTCCGGTGGCGCCTTATCTCCTGGCAGAATCCATCTACTGA